A window of the Caldalkalibacillus salinus genome harbors these coding sequences:
- a CDS encoding ATP-binding cassette domain-containing protein yields MNNVTVRQLNKELNHHTILRNINMVFEGGFIYGVFGRNGSGKTMLFRAICGLIKPTEGSVYINDQQLHHDISFPPSIGVIIETPGFWDDYSGFENLKMLASIKNEISGPDIKAAIERVGLNPEDKRPVKRYSLGMRQRLAIAQAIMEKPDILLLDEPTNALDEEGVKLIRDILIEEKQRGAIVVIASHHKEDLTLLSDRKLKMNNGELQEAFES; encoded by the coding sequence TTGAATAACGTAACGGTAAGACAGCTTAACAAAGAGTTAAATCATCATACAATCCTTCGTAACATTAATATGGTATTCGAAGGAGGATTCATTTATGGTGTTTTTGGCAGAAATGGTTCTGGAAAAACAATGCTATTTAGAGCGATCTGTGGCCTGATAAAACCCACAGAGGGATCCGTTTATATTAATGATCAACAACTACACCACGACATTTCTTTCCCCCCTAGTATTGGAGTCATCATTGAAACGCCCGGTTTCTGGGATGACTACTCAGGATTTGAAAATTTGAAAATGCTTGCAAGTATAAAAAATGAAATTAGTGGTCCAGACATTAAGGCTGCGATTGAAAGAGTGGGGTTAAATCCAGAGGATAAGAGACCGGTTAAGCGATATTCTTTGGGAATGAGACAGCGTCTGGCCATTGCCCAAGCCATAATGGAAAAGCCGGATATACTTTTGCTAGATGAACCTACAAATGCGCTTGATGAGGAAGGTGTTAAGCTAATTAGGGATATCTTAATAGAAGAGAAACAGCGAGGCGCAATCGTCGTTATTGCTAGTCATCATAAGGAAGACTTAACCCTATTATCAGATAGGAAGCTAAAAATGAATAATGGAGAACTTCAAGAAGCTTTTGAGAGTTAA